The Streptomyces sp. NBC_00483 genome contains the following window.
CCGGACGGGGGAGACGTTCGGGGACGGCCAGGACGGCTCGCCGACCCAGCGGCCCGGCAGCTGCTCGTAGACGGTCGCCGGCGGGTGCGAGTCGCTGATGTACGAGCGGAGCTTGGGCTCGGACATGACGCCCGTCTCCTCGCCCTTCAGCCAGTGGTCCCACCAGCGCAGCGTCTCCTGGAGGAAGCCGATGGCCGGGCCCGGCGGCAGCCCGCGGTCCGGGTACTGGTGCGACCAGGGGCCGATGATGCCGCGCATCTGCTCGTCGGGGAGGTGCTCCGCGAGCCGCAGCACCGTGTCCCGGTACGGGTCGTGCCAGCCGCCGACCGCGAGCACGCCCGCCTTGATCGCGGAGTAGTCCTCGCAGACGCTGCCGTGCCGCCAGTAGTCGTCGCGGGTCTGGTGGTCGAGCCACGTGTGGATGAACGGGTCGACGGCGTCGAGGCGCTTCGTCCACATGTCCTTCCAGGCGTCCCCGACGTACTTCGGGTCCGGCGGGCGCGACACGAACGCGAGCATCGTCGCCGCCCACGCGTGCATGTCCACGGCGAGCACGGAGCCGCCCATGTAGTGCACGTCGTTGTCGTAGCGGTCGTCCGCCGAGCAGACGGTCACGATCGCCTTCAGCGGCTCGGGGGCGAGGGCCGCGATCTGGAGGGAGTTGAAGCCGCCCCAGGAGATGCCGAACATGCCGACCTTGCCGGAGGACCAGGGCTGCGCGGCGAGCCAGTTCACGACCTCGACGCCGTCGGCGAGCTCCGTCTCGGAGTACTCGTCGGTCGGCATGCCCTCGCTGTTGCCGTGCCCGCGCACGTCCACGCGCACGGAGGCGTAGCCATGGCCCGCGTACCAGGGGTGCCGCTGCCAGTCGCGCGGCGCCGTCCAGTCGGAGGCCCGGTACGGGAGGTATTCGAGGAGGACCGGCACGGGATCGTCGGTCACGGGACGCCATACGCGGGCGAAGAGCGTCGTCCCGTCCGACAGGGGTACGCGGATGTCCTCGCGGACCGTTCCGAAGGGGAACTCGGTCCGGATCGTCGGCGAATTCGGCTGGGGGGTCGTGGGAGTCATGGGGAAACCTCAGTGAACGGGGTGCATGGTGCGGCGCAGCCAGGGCGCCAGGGCGATCACGGCGATACCGACCGCGACCGCGATGGCGCCGTTGACGCCGAAGTAGGCGGGGTTCGAGACCTCGCCGTAGAGCTTGACGACCTGGGCCTGGATCCCGTTCGCAAGTGCGAGCGAGAGGAACCACAGGGCCATGGTCTGGCTGGCGAAGGCCTGTGGGGCGAGCTTGGTCGTCGCGGACATGCCGGACGTCTCGACGAGGATGTCGCCGAGCCCGAGCAGCAGATACGAGCCGACGATCCACCAGGCCGCCATCTTGTACGTGTCACTGCTGTGGCCGGACGTCGGCAGCGCCATCAGCAGGAACGACAGGCCGCCCAGGATCACGCCGATCGCGATCTTGTTGGAGGCGTGCGGCTGACGCTTGCCCATCCGCACCCACAGGCCTGCCACGACCGGGGCGAGCAGTACCTCGAAGGCGCCGAGCGCGGAGGCGTACCAGCTGGTGGGGAAGTCGAAGCCGAGGATGGTCGACTCGGCGTTCGTCGAGGCCAGCAGCATCATCGTCGAGTACGCCTGGAACAGAATGAAGTTGAAGGCGACCGAGGCGATGAAGAGGACCAGATAGGGCCTGAGGCGGCCGCGTTCCTCCGCCGTGACCCGCGGGCTCTTGAACATCACCACGAAGTACACGATCGGCGCGATCACCGAGATGTACGTGAGGACGTCGACGAAGCGGCCCATGGTCAGCCACCCGGCCAGGGCCAGGACCACCGCGAGCGCGGCCACCACGACGGCGCCCGCGATCATCAGCCGCACCGCCCGGCGCATCCCCTCGGGCGGCAGCGCGTACTCGGCGGCCTCCGTGCGCCCGGCCAGGTGACGGCGTCCGGCGACGTACTGGATCAGGCCGAACGTCATGCCGATGGCGGCGGCCGAGAAGCCCCAGTGCCAGCCCTTGTGGTCGCCGAGCCAGCCGGTGATCAGCGGCCCGGCGAAGGCGCCGATGTTGATGCCCATGTAGTACAGGGCGAAGCCGGCGTCACGGCGCTGGTCGTCGGTCCGGTACAGCTTGCCGACCATCGAGGCGACATTCGGCTTGAGCAGGCCGGTACCGGCACTGATCAGGCCGAGCCCGACCCACGTCATCGTGGGTGTCGGCACCGCCATCGAGTAATGTCCGCAGGCGATGAGGATGCCGCCCCACAGGACGGCGCGGTACGAGCCGAGGATCCGGTCGGCGAGCCAGCCGCCCGCGACCGAGACGAGGTAGACGAGCGTGCCGTACGCCGCCGAGACCGAGGCCGCGTTGCCGGGGTCCATGCCCATGCCGCCGTGCGCGACGGTGTCGGCGAAGTACAGGACGAGGATGGCCTGCATGCCGAGGAACGAGAACCGTTCCCAGACCTCCAGGCCGGACAGCGTCAGCAGACCCCTCGGTTGGCCGAAGAAGGCCGTGTCGTCACCAGGGGGTGGCGTGGTGCCCGTGTCGTTCTCGGTGCGGGACAAAGTGCGTACTCCAGGTCGTCTGTGCTGATCAAGAACATACCGGTGGTGTCGCGAAGCCGCCTGGTCCGGGTTGTTCGGGCAGGTGCCACCTGTGATCGAAACGCGACCGGATACGCTGACTTGAGTGATGGCAGCGACACATCGACAAACCGTGTCATCGACCGAATGATCGACCGAGTTCGCCATGTGAGCGTCGTGATCGTCAGCAGACAGGAGAACCTCTCGTGACCGTCGTCGGGACTTTCGGTCTGAGCGTGCGGGACCAGGCCCTCGAGGCTGATGTTCAGGCTGGTTTGGCGGCTGTCGAGGAGGGACTGCTCGAAGCCACCAAGAGCGAGGTTCCCTTCATCACGGAGGCCGCCCAGCACCTGGTGCGCGCCGGGGGCAAGCGGTTCAGGCCGCTGCTCGTGACCCTCGCGGCCCAGTTCGGCGACCCGTATGCGCCGGGCATCGTGCCCTCCGCCGTCGTCGTCGAGCTCACGCACCTCGCGACGCTCTACCACGACGACGTGATGGACGAGGCGGACGTGCGGCGCGGGGTGCCGAGCGCCAATCAGCGCTGGGGCAACTCGGTGGCCGTGCTCACCGGCGACTTTCTCTTCGCGCGCGCCTCGCACATCCTCGCCGACCTGGGCCCGGACGCGGTCCGGATCCAGGCGGAGGCGTTCGAGCGGCTGGTCACCGGCCAGATCCTGGAGACCGCGGGACCGGCCGACGGGCGGGACCCGGTCGACCACTATCTGGACGTGCTCGGCGGCAAGACCGGCTCGCTCATCGCCGTGGCCTGCCGCTTCGGCGCGATGATGTCCGGGGCCGACGAGACCGTGGTCGACGTGCTGACCCAGTACGGGGAGCGGCTCGGCGTCGCCTTCCAGCTGGCGGACGACGTGCTGGACATCGCCTCCGACTCGCACGAGTCCGGGAAGACGCCCGGTACCGATCTGCGCGAGGGCATCGCCACGCTGCCGGTCCTGCGGCTGCGCGAGCGGGCCGAGCGGCTCGGTCTCGCCGAGGACAAGGAGCTGGTCGAGCTCCTCGACTCCGACCTCGGCGACGACGACCGGCTCGCGGAGGCGGTTTCGCGGCTTCGGGTTCACCCGGCGCTGGAGCAGGCCCGCCGCGACACGGTTCGCTACGCGGAGGAGGCGAGGTCGGCGTTGGCGCCTTTGCGGGAGTGCGAGGCGAAGGCGGCGATGGTGGAGCTGTGCGACGCGGTGGTGCATCGGGCGGGCTGAATCCGCCGGTTGCGGGGCTCTGGCCTGAATTGGCTGAGTGTGAGCCGGGCCCCGGCCGTATCTCCCCCGAAGGCCGACGCGGTGGGCGTCGGGTCGACAGGGGGAGAACTGAACATGGGCACACTGGGTACACGCATGATCGCGGTCTCCGCGGTCGTCGGCGCCGCCGCCGTCACCGGGCTCGCCGCCCCGCAGGCCCTCGCCGCGGAACCGGACGGCACCGGGACCGTCCTCGCCACCAGCCTCAACGGCGCCAACGAAGTGCCCGCCGGAGACAGGGACGGCGTCGCCCTGGAGTTCGTACGGGTCAAGGGTGACCAGGTGTCCGTGGCGGTGAAGTGGCAGGGGGTCGGGAAGCCGACGGCCCTGCACCTGCACGAGGGCGCCAAGGGGGCGAACGGCGACGTACGGGTCGACTTCACCAAGGTGCTCGGGGACGCCAAGGGGCACCGCGTCACGGGCAGCGTCACCGTCAAGGACACCGCGCTCCTCGGGCGGCTCACCACGGACCCCGGTGCCTTCTACGCCAATCTGCACACGGCCGCGTTCCCCAAGGGCGCGGTCCGCGGGCAGCTCCACCGGGTCACCGAACCGACCGACTTCGACCACGCCCTCGACAACTTCCAGGCCTCCGTGGTGCGCGGCCGGCAGATCTACGAGTGCAGGACGGACCCCGCCACCGGAAAGGCGGCCTTCGCGCAGCGCGATGTGAGCGCCGTGCTCGCGGGGCACATCCGGCACTCGTTCACCGCGCCCAACTCCGGTGTGCCGCAGTGGGTGGCGGCCGACGGAAGTGCCGTGACCGGGGCGGTCGTCTCCCGGACTCCCAACGGCGACGGCAACATCGCCGAACTGGACCTCAAGGCCACCCAGTCGGGCAAGTCGCACGGGCTGCTCGCGGACACCGCCGAGATCCTGCGCCTCAACACCGTGGGCGGCGTGGCCCCTTCGGGCAGCTGTGACCTCGGGGCGATCGTGGGCGTGCCCTACAAGGCGGACTACGTGTTCGTGAACGGCTGAGCACGCCCGATCCACGTACAGCGGTCGGCGGCGTCGCCCCCTACGGGTCGGGGGTGGCGCCGCCGCGATGTGTCATCCCGTAGACGTACGCGGAGTTGATCCCGGGGTCTGACGCTTCCTTGTGGCCGGTTTGGTCAGATTGGGTACACCACTCCAGACCAATCCGGGTGAGAATGGCGGCTTGGGGTGGACGCAAACTGGACGAGTGCACAGGACGGTAAGCCGCCGCCGATCACGGAGGTAGGGCAAGAACATGGCACCGTACGCATCCGAAGACAGCGAGAGCGCCGCGCGGCGCCGCAAGGCCGTGCGCTACGCGGTCCCCGTGGCCGTGGTGGGGTTGGCCGCGGCGACGATCGGGCTCGTTCCGGCGCTCGCCGACTCCGGCGACCCGGACCTTCCCGACATCACCGCGCGACAGCTCATCGAGAAGATCGCCAAGTCGGACACCGAGCAGCTCTCCGGCACCGTGAAGATCCAGACGGATCTGGGCCTGCCCTCGCTCGGCGGCGCCGCGGGCGGCGGCCTCATGGGCGGCGGGGAGCGAGGGGGCGGCAAGTCCTCTGCCGACCCGCAGTCGAAGCTGACCGAGCTGGCCACCGGCTCGCACACGCTGCGCGTCGCGGCGGACGGCGCGGACCGGCAGAAGCTGTCGATCCTCGACGACGCGTCCGAGTACAGCGTGATCCACAACGGCGACGACGTGTGGGCCTACGACAGCAAGTCGGACGAGGCGTACCACGCGACGCAGAAGCAGGGCGCGCACTCCGACGGCTCGGGCGACCACGCGAAGAAGGCCCCGAAGGGCGTTCCGGCGACGCCGAAGGAGCTCACGGACGAGATCCTGAAGGCCGGCGGCGACACCACGTCGTTCACGGTCGACGGCACCTCGCAGGTCGCGGGCCGGGACGCGTACCGGCTGCAGATCAAGCCGAAGCAGTCCGGTTCGACGGTCGGCGCGGTCACCGTGTCCGTGGACGCGAAGACCGGTACGCCGCTCAAGTTCAGCCTGACCCCGGCGGGCGGCGGCGCGGCCGTGGTCGACGCGGGCTTCACCAAGGTCGACTTCGCGAAGCCGGCCGCGTCCACCTTCGACTTCAAGCCGTCGAAGGGCACGAAGGTCACCGAGGCGGACGAGCTGGCGAAGACGCAGCGCAGCGAGCGCGGGGCCATGCCCAAGGACCTCAAGGCCGACAAGCTGAAGGCCGGCGGCCTCGACGACGTAAACGTCATCGGCAAGGGCTGGACCTCGATCGCCGAACTGAAGCTGCCGAAGGAGGCCAGTGGCCTGGCCGCGGGCAAGGGCTCGGCCGAGGTGCCGCCCGACGCGCAGAAGTTCCTGAACTCCCTGGGCGACCAGGTGAAGGGCGAGTTCGGCTCCGGCACCGTGTACTCGACCCGCCTCGTGAACGTACTGGTCACCGAGGACGGGAAGGCGTACGCAGGTGCGGTCACCAAGGACGCGCTGGTGAAGGCGGCGAACGCGGGCTGAACCAGCGGTGATTCACGGTGAGGGGGCGGTGCGCACCGCCCCCTCACTCGTATGCGGAGGAGGGGCATGGAAGAGCAACCGGTCATCGAGACGCGGGAGCTCAGCAAGCGGTACCGGGGCGGGCAGCTCGCCGTCGACGGGCTCAGTCTGAGTGTCCCGCCGGGCGCCGTCTTCGGCTTCCTCGGGCCGAACGGCTCCGGCAAGACCACGACCATCCGGATGCTGATGGGCCTGATCGAGCCGACCTCGGGGGCCGCACGCGTCCTCGGCCGACCCATGCCGCGCGCGGTGCGGACTGTGCTGCCGCAGGTGGGCGCGCTGATCGAGGGGCCCGCCCTGTACGGCTTCCTCAGCGGCCGGGACAACCTGCTGCGCTACGACTCCGCCGACCCGACCGCCGACCCCCGCACCCGCAAGGAGCGGGTCGGCGAGGCCCTCGACCGGGTGGGCCTGACGGCCGCGGCGGGCAAGAAGGCGAAGGCGTACTCGCTCGGCATGAAGCAGCGGCTCGGCCTCGCCTCGGCCCTGCTCACACCGCGACGGCTGCTCGTACTCGACGAGCCGACGAACGGCCTCGACCCGCAGGGCATGCGCGAAATCAGAAGCCTGGTGCGGGAGTTGGCCTCCGACGGCACCACCGTTTTCCTGTCGTCCCACCTTCTCGACGAGATCGAGCAGGTCTGCACGCACGCCGCGGTGATGGCGAAGGGCCGCCTCCTCACCCAGGGGCCTGTCGCCGAACTGGCCGCCGGAGTACGCGGAAAGCTCGCCGTCACCACCCCGGACCCGGCCGACGCCGCCCGCGTCCTCAAGGAGCACGGCCTCACGGTCCTCGACCTGGAGGACGAGCGCGTCACGGCCGAACCACCTCCTCCCGAAACGGACTTGGCGGATCTGAACACGGCACTGGTCGCTGCGGGCGTGCGCGTGCGCGGCTTCGGCGTCGAGCGGGCCTCCCTTGAGGACGCGTTCGTCGCGCTGACGGGGGAGGGCTTCGATGTCGCGGGTTGAGACGATGGGCGCGGCACCGGCGAACCCTCTGTGGACGCTCGGCCTGCTGCGCAGCGAGCTGACCGTGACCCTGCGCCGCTGGCGCACGCTCGCGCTGCTCGCGGTCCTCGCAGGCGTGCCGATCCTGATCGGTGTCGCCGTGAAGATCGAGACGAGCGGGGACGGGGCGGCCGGCGGGGGAGGGGGGCCCGCGTTCATCGCGCAGATCACGAACAACGGACTGTTCCTGGTGTTCACGGCGCTCGCCGCGACGCTGCCGTTCTTCCTGCCCATGTCGGTCGGCGTCGTCGCGGGTGACGCCGTGGCGGGCGAGGCGAGCGCCGGGACGTTGCGCTATCTGCTGGTCGCCCCCGCGGGCCGGACCCGCCTGCTGCTCACCAAATACGCGACCGTGCTGGCCTTCTGTCTGCTGGCGACGCTGGTGGTGGCGGTCTCCGCGCTCGTCACCGGGCTGCTGCTGTTCCCGCTCGGCGACGTGGTCACCATCTCCGGCACCCGGATCGGCTTCGGCGAAGGGCTGTGGCGGGCCTTCCTGATCGCGCTCGTGGTCGCGGCGTCCCTGGTCGGCATCGCGGCCGTCGGGCTGTTCATCTCGACGCTCACCGGCAGCGGTATCGCGGCGATGGCGACGACGGTGGGCCTGCTGATCACCGTCCAGATCCTCGACCAGATCCCGCAGCTGCACGCGATCCAGCCCTACCTGTTCTCGCACCAGTGGCTGTCCTTCGCCGACCTGATGCGAGCGCCCGTCTACTGGGACGACGTGGTCAAGAACCTTGAACTTCAGGCCCTGTACGCGGCGGTGTTCGGCTCCGCCGCATGGGCGCGGTTCACGGCGAAGGACATCACGTCGTGAACCGCGCCGGGGGATCCGGTCAGCCGGCCCTGGTGGCGTAGGGGGCCTCGGCCCGCTCCTGGGCCGCGGCGGCGCCCCGTGCCGGACGGTCGCCGCGCCGCGGCCGGGCGAGCAGGAAGCCGACGGGTGCGCCCACCAGCACGGAGGAGTGGAACGGCCAGAAGTTCCAGTCCAGGTCGGGGAAGAGCGCGTACGGCGTGCCCGACACCGAGGGGGAGAAGAAGGTGACGATCAGGATCGCCGCCGTGCTTCCGTAGACGCAGCGCTTCATGGCCGCCGCGGACATGGGGCGGTCGCTGCGCAGCCCGTGGATGACGAGCGGGAGGACCGTCGAGGTCGTCACGGTGTAGGACAGGATCAGCCAGAACTGTGGGCTGACGTCGGGGGTGAGGGCGGCGAGCAGAATGCTCACGCCGCCGATGGTGACCATGGTGAGACGGGCGCGGCCCGCGCTGACGCTCGTCGTGCCGTCGGCCTTGAGCCCTTCCGGCTTGGCCACCGCACCGCCCGCACTGAGGTCGCGGACGACGGAGGCGGCCGCGGAGAGCAGGAGGACGGCGGCAGCGGCGAGGACCATCAGGAAGGTGGCGCAGAGCACGAACAGCAGCCACTTGCCGAGCCCGTCCTCCCCTCCGTCCAGGGCGATGGCGAGGCGGGCGATGATGTTTCCGCCGAACTGCCCCTGCGCGACCAGCTTCTCCTGCGGCACGAGGGCCGCCGCGCCGAAGCCGATGAGGGCGGCCGCGGCGCACATGGGGCCGATGACGGCGAAGCCGACGCCCGCGATGCGGCGTGCGTCGGCCGGCTTCGGGGCGTCGGTGAAGCGCGCGATGAGGTACGGCATGAAGGCCGCGCCGGTCAGCACGCAGAGGCAGAACGCGGCGAGATCGACGAAGCCGACGGGGCCGTCGCCGAAGAGCTGGCCCAGCTCCAGATAGCCGGCCGAGCCGGACCGCTGCCGGTCGGCGGCGTCGAAGATCGCGCCGAAGCTGCCGCCGAACCTGATCAGGACGAGCAGGCCGAGGAGCGGGGCGATGATCACCAGACCGGCCATCTTGGCCATCTGCAGCACGGTCGCGCCGCGGGTGGCGCCGATCGCCGCGCAGGAGACGATCAGCGCGCCCATGAGCACGATGAGCAGCTGCCGGGTCCTGAGGTCGGTGATGCCGACCATCTGGGCCGTGTCGCCGAGGGGCTGGAACTGGGCGGTCAGCAGCGGCACCGTCGCGGCCAGCATGGCGAAACCGGCGGCGCGGCGGCCGGGCCCCGGCGGCAGATGGCGGGCGACGGTCTCGCCGAACGAGCGTCCGCCGACGCCCGCGAGGCGCTTCGCCAGCCACTGCCGCATCAGCAGCGGGGACAGTGCCGCGGCCAGGGCGACGAACAGGCCGTCCCCGCCGGCCACGGCGACGACCCCGACGAGGTACATGACGGCGGCGGCGTTCGCGATGTCGCCGGAGTAGGCGAACCCGGTCAGGCGGGTGCCGAGCCGCTTGTTCTCGCCGACGCGGAAGAACTCGTCCCCGACGCGGAGATCGGGGCTGGCCCACATCGACAGGAACAGGCAGGCGCCGATGAAGAGGAGGAACAGGAGCAGGGCGATCACGAGTCCGCCGGTGAAGTCCCCCATCACGCACCGCCCCCGTGGGCCGGACGCGGTGCGGTGCAGGCGCCCAGGAGGCGTGCGTAGGTCAAGGCTCCTCCAGGAGCAGAACGAGTGGCTTCAGGCGCGGGCGGGACGCGACATCGGCATCGACCGCCCAGAGGTTCGAACACACGTTACCGGCGGTTAGAAGGAGCGCTACGAGGTGAACAGGGTGGATTCAGCGAAGAGTTGGTGACCACCCGGCGGGCCGACGGGTCGGCGGACGGCCGGGTGGGGTCTGCCGCACCGGGTCACTGGATGCAGAACTCGTTCCCCTCGGGGTCGGCCATCACCAGCCACTCCCCGCCCTGCGACTTCACCTCGTTCAGGACGCGCGCGCCGAGGCCGGTGAGCCGCTCGGCCTCGGCCGCCCGCTGCCCGGCCTCGGCGTGTACGTCGATGTGCAGCCGGTTCTTGCCGCTCTTGGCCTCGGGCACCCGCTGGAACAGGATCCGGCGGCCGAGCCCGGTGCCGGTGTCCGCGTCCACCGGGTCGTCGGGGTGGCGCACGGCGACCAGGTCACGGAAGGCGCGCCGCCCCCACCGCGTCACGGTGTCCGCCTCGCTCACCGCCCCGAACCCGAGGAGCCGTTCGATCAGCGCGGCGTTGTCCTCGACCTCGTAGCCGAGGGTGGCTGCCCAGAATTCGGCCTGGTTGTGCGGATCGGCGGCGTCGACGACGAGCTTCCAGTGCAGGGTCATGCACCAGTTATAGGCCGAACTTCCTCCGTGGGGGCGGAAGTTGGCGTCTGACGCGCCGCCTCCGCGGCCGCTTGGGCCAGCCGGGTCCGGTTGATCCGCGCCGTGCGCAGCGCGTCCCAGGTCAGCAGGATGAGCGCCAGCCACACCAGGGAGAACCCGGCCAGCCGCTCGGCCGGCATCGCCTCGTGGAAGTACCAGATCCCCAGCAGGAACTGGAAGACGGGCGTCAGGTACTGCAGGAGTCCCAGCGTCGACAGCGGCACCCGGATCGCCGCCGCCCCGAAGCACACCAGCGGGAGGGCCGTGATGAGTCCGGACGACGCGAGCAGCGCGGCGTGCCCCACGCCCTCCGTCCCGAAGGTCGACCGGCCCTGCGCCGTCAGCCACGCCAGGTACGCGAGCGCGGGCAGGAACTGCACGGCGGTCTCGGCGGCGAGCGATTCGAGCCCGCTGAGGTTGACCTTCTTCTTCACGAGCCCGTACGTGCCGAACGAGAACGCGAGCACCAGCGAGATCCACGGCGGCTGCCCGTACCCGACGGCGAGCACCAGGACGGCGACGACGCCCGTCGCGACGGCCGCCCACTGCGCGGGCCGCAGCCGTTCCTTCAGGAGCAGGACGCCGAGCGCGATCGAGACGAGCGGGTTGATGAAGTACCCGAGCGAGGCCTCGACGACATGGCCGGAGTTCACGGACCAGATGTAGACGCCCCAGTTGACCGTGATCACGGTCGCGGCGATCGTGACGAGCCCCAGCCGCTTCGGCTGCCGGATCAGCTCGCGCGCCCAGCCCCACTTCCGTACGAAGAGCAGCGCGATGCCGACGACGACCAGCGCCCACACCATCCGGTGGGCCAGGACCTCCACGGCGCCCGCGGGCTTGAGCAGGGGCCAGAACAGCGGGACGAGGCCCCACATCCCGTACGCCGCGAACCCGTTCAGGAGCCCGATGCGCCCCTCGTTCGCGCCCTGGCCCCCTGGCTTCGGCTCCGTGCCCGCCCCGTCCTGCATGAACCCTCCCTCGTGACACCCGGCAGCCCCGCGGCGGCCCCCACGAAGGTAGCGCCGCCGGGCCCCGCACGTCATGCCCGTATCGCCATACGGTCCTGACGGATGTGCCGGGGCGGGGGCGTCCGGAAGGGGGTTAGCGCAGTGCGGCGGCGATGGCGTCGGCGATCGGGGTGGTGGGGCGGCCGATGAGGCGGGTCAGGTCGCCGTTCTGCCGGGCGAGCAGCCCCTGCCCGATCGCGGTGTCCACGCCCACGAGGATGTCGGCGAAGGTGGCGGGCAGGCCCGCGCCGAGCAGGATCTCGCGGTTCTGCTCGGGCGTGACGGCCCGGTAGCCGATCTCCTTGCCGGACTGCCGCCCGACCTCGGCGGCGTACTCGGCGAGCGACCAGGCGACGTCGCCGCTCAGCTCGTACGCCTTGTTCTCGTGGCCCTCGCCGGTCAGTACGGCGACGGCGGCCGCGGCGTAGTCGGCGCGCGAGGCGGAGGCGATTCGGCCCTCGCCCGCGTTCGCCACGACGGCGCCGTGCTCCAGGACCGGGGCCAGGTTCCCGGTGTAGTTCTCGTGGTACCAGCCGTTGCGCAGGAACGTGTACGGCAGGCCGGAGTCGAGGATCGCCTGCTCGGTGACCTTGTGCTCGGCGGCGAGCTCGAAGTCGGCGTCCGGGCCGCCGAGTACTCCGGTGTACGCGAGGAGTTCGACGCCGGCCGTCTTCGCCGCGTCGATCACGGCCTGGTGCTGGGCGACGCGCTGCCCGACCTCGCTGCCGGAGACCAGCAGGACGCGGTCGCCCGCGCGGAAGGCGCCGTCGAGCGTCCCGGGCGCGCTGTAGTCGGCGACGCGCAGCTCGACCCCGCGGTCGGCGAGGTCGGCGGCCTTGTCCTTGTCCCGCACGACGGCGGCGATCCGTGCGGCGGGGACGCCCGCGTCGAGCAGTTGCGCGACGACCAGACGGCCGAGGTGGCCGGTGGCACCGGTGACGACGAAGCTCATGTCTGAAATCTCCTTGATGAGGCGGTTCTCCTTCACCGTAGATCGGGTACTAAGGATTCGTAAGTACCCACTTTGAAGTAAGGTACTGGCGTGACAGTGAGCAGGGTGCGGGAGTGGACGACGGCCGGCGAGGGTATGTGCCCGCAGCGGCTGGTCCTGGAGCACGTCACCAGCCGGTGGGGCGTCCTCGTGCTCATGGCACTGGAGGAGCGGTCGTACCGGTTCAGCGAGCTGCGCCGGGAGATCGGCGGGGTCAGCGAGAAGATGCTCGCGCAGACCCTCCAGACCCTGGAGCGCGACGGAGTCGTCCACCGCGACGCCAAGCCCGTGATCCCGCCCCGTGTCGACTACTCGCTCACCGGACTCGGCCGCGAGGCCGCCGCGCAGGTCCGCGCGCTCGCGGACTGGACGGAGCGGCGACTGCCCGAGGTGAAGGCGGCGCGCGAGGTGTACGACGAGGGGCGCGCTGACGGCGCGTAACGCAGGAAGTCCGGGCGCGCGGTGGCCGCGCGCCCGGACTTCGCCCTGTTTGCCGGGCGCTCAGCCCACGACGGTCCAGGTGTCGCCACCGGCGAGCAGCGCACCCAGTTCGCCCTTGCCGTCCCGCTCGATCGCGGCGTCGAGCTGGTCGCTCATCTGCACGTCGTAGACGGGCCGTTCGACATCGCGCAGGACGCCGATCGGGGTGTGGTGCAGGGTGTCGGGGTCGGCGAGCCGGGAGAGCGCGAAGGCCGTGGTCGGGGACGCCGCGTGGGCGTCGTGGACCAGGATGTCCGCCTTGTTGTCCTCCGTGACCGGCACGACGCTGAGGTCGCCGGTGGCCGTGTCGCGCACGACCCCCTTCGAGGCCTCGGTCCCGAAGGTGATCGGCTGCCCGTGTTCGAGGCGAATGACGGCTTCCTCGGCCTGCTGCTTGTCCTTGAGGACCTCGAAGGCGCCGTCGTTGAAGATGTTGCAGTTCTGGTAGATCTCGACGAGCGCCGTGCCCTGGTGGTCGGCGGCCGCACGGAGCACCGACGTGAGGTGCTTGCGGTCGGAGTCGACGGTGCGGGCCACGAAGGACGCCTCGGCGCCGATGGCGAGCGACACCGGGTTGAAGGGCGCGTCGAGCGAGCCCATGGGCGTCGACTTGGTGATCTTGCCGACCTCGGACGTCGGGCTGTACTGGCCCTT
Protein-coding sequences here:
- a CDS encoding LolA family protein, with product MAPYASEDSESAARRRKAVRYAVPVAVVGLAAATIGLVPALADSGDPDLPDITARQLIEKIAKSDTEQLSGTVKIQTDLGLPSLGGAAGGGLMGGGERGGGKSSADPQSKLTELATGSHTLRVAADGADRQKLSILDDASEYSVIHNGDDVWAYDSKSDEAYHATQKQGAHSDGSGDHAKKAPKGVPATPKELTDEILKAGGDTTSFTVDGTSQVAGRDAYRLQIKPKQSGSTVGAVTVSVDAKTGTPLKFSLTPAGGGAAVVDAGFTKVDFAKPAASTFDFKPSKGTKVTEADELAKTQRSERGAMPKDLKADKLKAGGLDDVNVIGKGWTSIAELKLPKEASGLAAGKGSAEVPPDAQKFLNSLGDQVKGEFGSGTVYSTRLVNVLVTEDGKAYAGAVTKDALVKAANAG
- a CDS encoding ABC transporter ATP-binding protein, producing MEEQPVIETRELSKRYRGGQLAVDGLSLSVPPGAVFGFLGPNGSGKTTTIRMLMGLIEPTSGAARVLGRPMPRAVRTVLPQVGALIEGPALYGFLSGRDNLLRYDSADPTADPRTRKERVGEALDRVGLTAAAGKKAKAYSLGMKQRLGLASALLTPRRLLVLDEPTNGLDPQGMREIRSLVRELASDGTTVFLSSHLLDEIEQVCTHAAVMAKGRLLTQGPVAELAAGVRGKLAVTTPDPADAARVLKEHGLTVLDLEDERVTAEPPPPETDLADLNTALVAAGVRVRGFGVERASLEDAFVALTGEGFDVAG
- a CDS encoding ABC transporter permease, with translation MSRVETMGAAPANPLWTLGLLRSELTVTLRRWRTLALLAVLAGVPILIGVAVKIETSGDGAAGGGGGPAFIAQITNNGLFLVFTALAATLPFFLPMSVGVVAGDAVAGEASAGTLRYLLVAPAGRTRLLLTKYATVLAFCLLATLVVAVSALVTGLLLFPLGDVVTISGTRIGFGEGLWRAFLIALVVAASLVGIAAVGLFISTLTGSGIAAMATTVGLLITVQILDQIPQLHAIQPYLFSHQWLSFADLMRAPVYWDDVVKNLELQALYAAVFGSAAWARFTAKDITS
- a CDS encoding VOC family protein, with the translated sequence MTLHWKLVVDAADPHNQAEFWAATLGYEVEDNAALIERLLGFGAVSEADTVTRWGRRAFRDLVAVRHPDDPVDADTGTGLGRRILFQRVPEAKSGKNRLHIDVHAEAGQRAAEAERLTGLGARVLNEVKSQGGEWLVMADPEGNEFCIQ
- the rarD gene encoding EamA family transporter RarD, with protein sequence MQDGAGTEPKPGGQGANEGRIGLLNGFAAYGMWGLVPLFWPLLKPAGAVEVLAHRMVWALVVVGIALLFVRKWGWARELIRQPKRLGLVTIAATVITVNWGVYIWSVNSGHVVEASLGYFINPLVSIALGVLLLKERLRPAQWAAVATGVVAVLVLAVGYGQPPWISLVLAFSFGTYGLVKKKVNLSGLESLAAETAVQFLPALAYLAWLTAQGRSTFGTEGVGHAALLASSGLITALPLVCFGAAAIRVPLSTLGLLQYLTPVFQFLLGIWYFHEAMPAERLAGFSLVWLALILLTWDALRTARINRTRLAQAAAEAARQTPTSAPTEEVRPITGA
- a CDS encoding SDR family oxidoreductase translates to MSFVVTGATGHLGRLVVAQLLDAGVPAARIAAVVRDKDKAADLADRGVELRVADYSAPGTLDGAFRAGDRVLLVSGSEVGQRVAQHQAVIDAAKTAGVELLAYTGVLGGPDADFELAAEHKVTEQAILDSGLPYTFLRNGWYHENYTGNLAPVLEHGAVVANAGEGRIASASRADYAAAAVAVLTGEGHENKAYELSGDVAWSLAEYAAEVGRQSGKEIGYRAVTPEQNREILLGAGLPATFADILVGVDTAIGQGLLARQNGDLTRLIGRPTTPIADAIAAALR
- a CDS encoding winged helix-turn-helix transcriptional regulator; protein product: MCPQRLVLEHVTSRWGVLVLMALEERSYRFSELRREIGGVSEKMLAQTLQTLERDGVVHRDAKPVIPPRVDYSLTGLGREAAAQVRALADWTERRLPEVKAAREVYDEGRADGA